One segment of Tamandua tetradactyla isolate mTamTet1 chromosome 13, mTamTet1.pri, whole genome shotgun sequence DNA contains the following:
- the PAOX gene encoding peroxisomal N(1)-acetyl-spermine/spermidine oxidase, which yields MEARGGSAEASGRGRRVLVVGGGLAGLGAAERLCRHPAFRHLRVLEATARAGGRIRSERRFGGVVEVGAHWIHGPSRGNPVFQLAAQHGLLGEKELSEENQRVELGGHVGPPSVCYASSGRRVSLELVADMVRLFSSLLDQAREFLHSAQSPASSVGAYLRTQISREVAAWSGDEDTRRLRLAVLTTLLHLECCVSGTHSMDLVALAPFGEYTVLPGLDCTFPGGYDGLPGCILASLPKDTVVFNKPVKTIHWNGSFQEEAFPTETFPVLVECEDGSCLAAHHVVLTVPLGFLKEHLDTFFQPPLPPEKVDAIKRMGFGTNNKIFLEFDEPFWEPDCQFIQVVWEGSSPLEDTGPTLQDPWLTKLVGFLVLPGFEPAYVLCGFIAGLESEFMETLSDEEVLASLTQLLRRMTGDPRLPAPRSVLRSRWRSDPYTRGSYSYVAVGSSGDDIDTLATPLPTGGTDAQLQILFAGEATHRAFYSTTHGALLSGWREAERLIHEQPPPSP from the exons ATGGAGGCGCGTGGCGGTAGCGCCGAGGCTTCGGGCCGCGGGCGGCGGGTGCTGGTGGTGGGCGGCGGCCTCGCAGGGCTGGGGGCGGCGGAGAGACTGTGCCGCCACCCGGCCTTCCGGCATCTGCGGGTCCTGGAGGCCACGGCTCGTGCCGGGGGCCGCATCCGCTCGGAGCGCAGATTCG GTGGCGTGGTGGAGGTGGGAGCGCACTGGATCCACGGTCCCTCCAGGGGCAACCCCGTCTTCCAGCTGGCTGCCCAGCACGGGCTGCTGGGGGAGAAGGAGCTGTCGGAGGAGAACCAGCGGGTGGAGCTCGGGGGCCACGTGGGGCCGCCATCTGTGTGCTATGCCAGCTCCGGGCGCCGGGTGAGCCTTGAGCTGGTGGCCGACATGGTCAGGCTCTTCTCCAGCTTGTTGGACCAGGCCCGGGAGTTCCTGCACTCGGCCCAGAGCCCAGCGTCCAGCGTGGGAGCATACCTCAGGACTCAGATCAGCCGTGAAGTGGCCGCCTGGTCAGGGGACGAGGACACCAGAAGGCTCCGGCTGGCCGTGCTGACCACGCTTCTCCACCTGGAGTGCTGCGTGAGCGGTACCCACAGCATGGACCTGGTCGCCCTCGCGCCCTTTGGGGAGTACACCGTGCTGCCCGGGCTGGACTGCACCTTCCCTGG GGGCTACGATGGCCTCCCAGGCTGCATTCTGGCTTCCTTGCCCAAGGACACTGTGGTGTTCAACAAACCAGTAAAGACCATTCACTGGAACGGCTCCTTCCAAGAAGAGGCGTTTCCCACGGAGACCTTCCCTGTGCTGGTGGAGTGCGAGGACGGAAGCTGCCTGGCCGCGCATCATGTCGTCCTCACCGTGCCGCTAG GCTTCCTGAAAGAACATCTGGACACCTTCTTCCAGCCGCCGCTGCCCCCTGAGAAGGTAGACGCGATCAAGAGAATGGGCTTTGGGACCAACAACAAAATCTTCCTGGAGTTTGACGAGCCCTTCTGGGAGCCGGACTGCCAGTTCATCCAGGTGGTGTGGGAGGGCTCGTCGCCACTCGAGGACACTGGCCCCACGCTGCAGGACCCCTGGCTCACCAAGCTCGTGGGCTTTTTGGTCCTGCCTGGCTTTGA GCCTGCCTACGTGCTCTGTGGGTTCATCGCGGGGCTTGAGTCTGAGTTCATGGAGACTCTGTCGGACGAGGAGGTCCTCGCGTCGCTCACCCAGCTACTCCGCAGGATGACAG GGGACCCCCGGCTGCCAGCGCCCAGGAGTGTGCTGCGGTCGCGCTGGCGCAGTGACCCCTACACGCGGGGCTCCTACAGCTACGTTGCCGTGGGCAGCTCCGGGGATGACATTGACACGCTGGCCACGCCCCTCCCCACAGGCGGCACAGACGCCCAG CTCCAGATCCTGTTTGCTGGGGAGGCCACCCACCGTGCCTTCTACTCCACCACGCACGGGGCCCTGCTGTCCGGCTGGCGCGAGGCCGAGCGCCTCATCCATGAGCAGCCACCGCCCTCGCCCTGA